Proteins encoded by one window of Lathyrus oleraceus cultivar Zhongwan6 chromosome 1, CAAS_Psat_ZW6_1.0, whole genome shotgun sequence:
- the LOC127114030 gene encoding uncharacterized protein LOC127114030: MTTEEIIGTTAAAAVVHVLTEDIHVAPSGSPEQTNGKNSGDSYEISKIDESASNLQLRKEIGLWHESDYLCKNHILNSIADDLYDYYSNCKTARQVWETLQKKYDTEEAGAKKYVVSRYLNYKMVDERFMEAQSHEIQIIAHEIITEEKARRQDQKDAVLVVSNNNKRFIVVLKPTGKPLKNQNCNVVNRIKNGNPSRVPYAPNVRHQPPPQRNDALIFTCFNCGKSGHVAKKCKSQPKHVGSNAYVNLTGEQFIAMITEINMVGGSDGWWIDIGASRHVCYDRAMFKTYTNVEDKK, encoded by the exons ATGACTACTGAGGAAATTATCGGTACTACTGCGGCTGCTGCT GTTGTCCACGTTCTGACTGAGGATATCCATGTTGCTCCTTCTGGATCACCCGAACAAACTAATGGTAAGAACTCTGGAGATTCATATGAAATTTCTAAAATTGATGAATCTGCGAGTAATTTACAGCTCAGGAAAGAAATCGGCTTATGGCATGAGAGTGATTATCTCTGCAAAAATCACATTTTGAACAGTATTGCTGACGATTTGTACGATTACTATAGTAATTGTAAGACTGCTAGACAGGTATGGGAAACTCTGCAAAAGAAATATGATACTGAAGAAGCAGGTGCAAAGAAATATGTTGTCAGCCGCTATTTGAACTATAAGATGGTGGATGAAAGGTTTATGGAAGCTCAAAGCCACGAAATTCAAATAATTGCTCATGAAATCATAACTGAAG AGAAAGCTAGGAGACAAGATCAAAAAGATGCAGTCTTAGTTGTTTCTAACAACAATAAGAGATTCATTGTGGTTCTGAAGCCTACGGGCAAACCATTAAAGAATCAAAATTGCAATGTTGTGAACCGAATTAAGAATGGGAATCCCTCAAGGGTCCCATATGCTCCGAATGTTAGACATCAACCACCACCTCAGAGAAATGACGCTTTGATCTTCACTTGCTTTAATTGTGGAAAATCGGGTCATGTGGCTAAGAAATGTAAGAGCCAGCCTAAACATGTTGGCTCTAATGCATATGTTAATCTGACTGGTGAGCAATTCATTGCTATGATCACTGAAATCAACATGGTTGGTGGAAGTGATGGTTGGTGGATAGACATCGGCGCCTCACGTCATGTCTGTTATGATCGTGCTATGTTTAAGACATACACAAATGTTGAAGATAAAAAGTGA